The following proteins are encoded in a genomic region of Triticum dicoccoides isolate Atlit2015 ecotype Zavitan chromosome 1B, WEW_v2.0, whole genome shotgun sequence:
- the LOC119307869 gene encoding uncharacterized acetyltransferase At3g50280-like, protein MEEAGGAAGTVRTVSRRLVRPSIGDAPPPEDIHLTPWDLRLISVDYIQKGLLLPAPPDGGDRLVGTLASSLARALGRYYHLAGRLAVEERGDGTLNVILRCTGEGAELVHATAPGVAVADIAGSLYTPSWVVRALFPSNGVLGADAAIDSLPVLSAQVTEFADGVFIGVSLNHSVGDGFVFWEFLHAWSEINRGGGATRDLSEISARVHRRWFTDASPVPIPLPFSKLEHVVRWFDPPTVQECFFTFSAARVKELKARANDEMAGTATATISSLQALLAHLWRAVSRARRLPPGQETSYTLAVGCRGRVSGIPRGYMGNALVPAKASGTVGEVLGKGLGWTAWQLNRAIASFDEEAMREWLESWTREPQFRYFGSLMSGGAALMTGSSPRFDVFGNDFGWGKPAAVRSGGGSKMDGKATVYEGPERGGSLSLEVCISPDAMERLVADEEFMDAVTMLPAQHG, encoded by the coding sequence ATGGAAGAAGCAGGAGGCGCCGCTGGCACCGTCCGGACCGTGTCCCGGCGACTGGTCCGGCCGTCGATCGGCgacgcgccgccgccggaggaCATCCACCTCACGCCGTGGGACCTCCGCTTGATCAGCGTCGACTACATCCAGAAGGGCCTCCTCCTGCCCGCGCCTCCCGACGGCGGCGACCGCCTCGTCGGCACCCTCGCGTCGTCCCTGGCGCGCGCCCTGGGCAGGTACTACCACTTGGCCGGCCGTCTCGCCGTCGAGGAGCGGGGCGACGGAACCCTGAACGTCATACTACGCTGCACCGGGGAGGGCGCCGAGCTCGTCCACGCGACGGCGCCCGGCGTCGCCGTCGCGGACATCGCCGGCTCGTTGTACACCCCGTCATGGGTCGTCAGGGCCTTGTTCCCGTCGAACGGGGTGCTTGGCGCGGACGCAGCCATCGATTCGCTCCCCGTGCTGTCGGCGCAGGTCACCGAGTTCGCCGACGGCGTCTTCATCGGCGTGTCGCTGAACCACTCCGTCGGCGACGGCTTCGTCTTTTGGGAGTTCTTGCACGCTTGGTCGGAGATCAACCGGGGAGGAGGAGCAACCAGAGACCTAAGCGAGATCTCCGCGCGGGTGCACCGGAGGTGGTTCACCGATGCCAGCCCCGTGCCGATCCCCCTGCCGTTCAGCAAGCTGGAGCACGTCGTACGGTGGTTCGACCCCCCGACCGTGCAAGAGTGCTTCTTCACCTTCTCCGCCGCGAGAGTCAAGGAGCTCAAGGCGAGGGCGAACGACGAGATGGCCGGCACGGCCACTGCCACCATCTCCTCTCTCCAGGCCCTGCTCGCGCACCTGTGGCGAGCGGTCTCCCGAGCACGGCGCCTCCCGCCGGGGCAGGAGACGTCCTACACCCTGGCCGTCGGATGCCGAGGCCGTGTAAGCGGCATACCGCGGGGGTACATGGGCAACGCGCTAGTGCCCGCCAAGGCGAGCGGTACCGTCGGCGAGGTACTGGGCAAGGGGCTGGGCTGGACGGCATGGCAGCTGAACCGCGCCATCGCGTCGttcgacgaggaggccatgagggagTGGCTGGAGAGCTGGACTAGGGAGCCGCAGTTCCGGTACTTTGGGAGCCTTATGTCCGGAGGCGCAGCGCTGATGACGGGGAGCTCGCCGCGGTTCGACGTGTTCGGGAACGACTTTGGGTGGGGGAAGCCGGCCGCCGTGCGTAGCGGCGGCGGGAGCAAGATGGACGGGAAGGCGACGGTGTACGAGGGGCCGGAGCGGGGAGGGAGCTTGTCTCTGGAGGTGTGCATCTCCCCGGACGCGATGGAgaggctcgtcgccgacgaggagtTCATGGACGCCGTGACGATGTTGCCGGCCCAACATGGGTGA